The following coding sequences lie in one Haematobia irritans isolate KBUSLIRL chromosome 3, ASM5000362v1, whole genome shotgun sequence genomic window:
- the LOC142229947 gene encoding sodium-dependent nutrient amino acid transporter 1-like isoform X2: MSCISMSVGLGNIWRFPFTAYENGGGAFLIPYLVVLFLIGKPMYYLEMIIGQFTSKGSVKVWSICPSFVGVGYGQGFGTICIITYYSSLIALTLYYMIVSCQSVLPWTYCRDEWENCVDSLPKEEGMQSPNNSTIRLTSSSELYFTEIVTKEKLQIADGLGTPNLYLTLTLLASWIVIFLVISKGVKSSGKAAYFLAIFPYVVLAALLVRAVTLDGAVDGILFFLKPDWGQLVNLKVWKEAVVQCFFSLAVGNGPIIMFSSYNRFDHPIYRDCMIVTTLDTVTSLLAGITIFGILGNLAHNLNITDIKEVVQSGTALAFISYPDAIAKFQAVPQFFAVLFFFMLFVLGVGSIVALQSTIVTIICDQFKSLKYWVVALFCSTCGFLLGLVYVTPGGQWILNLVDFYGGTYVIFVIAILEIIGIIWIYGLQNFCDDVEFMTNRKVSLYWRLCWSFLTPVMMLFIFIYSMVIIEPLTYKKIEYPEGANIAGWVIFVVGISQFPLWGWWYIRTHYKDSFINTLRTSFKYSDEWGPNNPETRAKWIAYKEALAGERRKKLLSNKFGFFKQKVYNISGAAN, from the exons ATGTCCTGTATATCGATGTCCGTTGGTCTTGGCAATATTTGGCGATTTCCCTTCACAGCTTATGAAAATGGAGGAGGagcttttttgataccatatttgGTTGTCCTATTTCTAATag GTAAGCCCATGTACTATTTAGAAATGATCATAGGACAATTTACAAGTAAAGGTTCTGTGAAAGTATGGTCCATATGTCCTTCCTTTGTAG gtgttgggtatgGTCAAGGATTTGGTACAATATGTATTATAACCTACTATTCATCTCTGATCGCACTCACATTATACTACATGATTGTTTCCTGTCAATCTGTCCTTCCATGGACGTATTGTCGGGATGAATGGGAAAATTGTGTGGACTCACTGCCAAAAGAGGAAGGTATGCAGTCACCAAATAATTCAACAATCAGATTGACCAGCAGCTCGGAGTTGTATTTCAC tgaaattgtaacaaaagaGAAACTACAGATAGCAGATGGTCTCGGAACTCCCAATTTATATCTAACATTAACACTGCTCGCCTCTTGGATTGTTATATTTCTTGTTATAAGTAAAGGTGTTAAAAGTTCAGGAAAAGCAGCATACTTTTTGGCGATATTTCCTTATGTCGTATTGGCGGCCTTATTAGTTCGTGCAGTTACGTTAGATGGCGCTGTTGATGGAATTCTGTTCTTTCTAAAACCTGATTGGGGTCAATTAGTGAATTTGAAG GTGTGGAAAGAAGCCGTCGTCCAATGCTTTTTTTCGTTGGCCGTTGGTAATGGCCCTATAATTATGTTTTCATCATACAACAGATTTGATCATCCAATTTACAG AGATTGCATGATTGTAACCACCTTGGATACTGTAACGAGTTTGCTAGCTGgtattactatttttggtattCTAGGCAATCTGGCACATAACCTCAATATAACTGATATAAAGGAAGTCGTTCAAAGTGGAACAGCATTGGCATTCATATCCTATCCCGATGCTATTGCGAAATTTCAGGCGGTTCCCCAGTTTTTTGCTgttctattcttttttatgttattcgtcTTGGGTGTTGGCTCTATTGTGGCTCTACAGAGTACCATTGTCACTATCATATGTGATCAATTTAAATCATTGAAATATTGGGTAGTTGCCTTATTTTGTTCTACATGTGGATTCTTATTGGGATTGGTGTATGTTACTCCA GGTGGTCAGTGGATTTTgaatttggtggatttttacgGTGGTACTTATGTAATCTTTGTTATCGCAATTTTAGAAATCATTGGAATAATTTGGATATATG gaTTACAAAACTTCTGTGATGATGTGGAATTTATGACCAACAGAAAAGTGTCGTTATATTGGCGGTTATGCTGGTCATTCCTAACTCCAGTAATGATGTTGTTTATCTTTATTTACTCCATGGTAATCATTGAACCATTAACATACAAGAAAATTGAATATCCAGAAGGAGCTAATA TCGCTGGTTGGGTAATATTTGTAGTAGGCATTTCCCAATTTCCATTGTGGGGCTGGTGGTATATTAGGACCCATTATAAAGATTCATTTATCAAT acATTAAGAACATCGTTCAAATATTCTGATGAATGGGGACCAAACAATCCTGAAACACGCGCCAAATGGATTGCTTATAAAGAAGCTTTGGCCGGAGAAAGAAGAAAAAAGCTTTTGAGCAATAAATTCGGATTTTTCAAGCAAAAAGTCTATAATATATCTGGAGCAGCaaattga
- the LOC142229947 gene encoding sodium-dependent nutrient amino acid transporter 1-like isoform X1, which produces MEVKANEENNGRVTTMVSIELSNNNEKKTEETDESNRPNWGNGLEFLMSCISMSVGLGNIWRFPFTAYENGGGAFLIPYLVVLFLIGKPMYYLEMIIGQFTSKGSVKVWSICPSFVGVGYGQGFGTICIITYYSSLIALTLYYMIVSCQSVLPWTYCRDEWENCVDSLPKEEGMQSPNNSTIRLTSSSELYFTEIVTKEKLQIADGLGTPNLYLTLTLLASWIVIFLVISKGVKSSGKAAYFLAIFPYVVLAALLVRAVTLDGAVDGILFFLKPDWGQLVNLKVWKEAVVQCFFSLAVGNGPIIMFSSYNRFDHPIYRDCMIVTTLDTVTSLLAGITIFGILGNLAHNLNITDIKEVVQSGTALAFISYPDAIAKFQAVPQFFAVLFFFMLFVLGVGSIVALQSTIVTIICDQFKSLKYWVVALFCSTCGFLLGLVYVTPGGQWILNLVDFYGGTYVIFVIAILEIIGIIWIYGLQNFCDDVEFMTNRKVSLYWRLCWSFLTPVMMLFIFIYSMVIIEPLTYKKIEYPEGANIAGWVIFVVGISQFPLWGWWYIRTHYKDSFINTLRTSFKYSDEWGPNNPETRAKWIAYKEALAGERRKKLLSNKFGFFKQKVYNISGAAN; this is translated from the exons ATGGAGGTTAAAGCCAATGAAGAAAACAATGGGCGCGTTACTACCATGGTATCAattgaa ctTTCCAATAACAATGAAAAAAAGACTGAAGAAACGGACGAAAGTAACAGACCTAATTGGGGCAATGGTTTAGAATTTCTAATGTCCTGTATATCGATGTCCGTTGGTCTTGGCAATATTTGGCGATTTCCCTTCACAGCTTATGAAAATGGAGGAGGagcttttttgataccatatttgGTTGTCCTATTTCTAATag GTAAGCCCATGTACTATTTAGAAATGATCATAGGACAATTTACAAGTAAAGGTTCTGTGAAAGTATGGTCCATATGTCCTTCCTTTGTAG gtgttgggtatgGTCAAGGATTTGGTACAATATGTATTATAACCTACTATTCATCTCTGATCGCACTCACATTATACTACATGATTGTTTCCTGTCAATCTGTCCTTCCATGGACGTATTGTCGGGATGAATGGGAAAATTGTGTGGACTCACTGCCAAAAGAGGAAGGTATGCAGTCACCAAATAATTCAACAATCAGATTGACCAGCAGCTCGGAGTTGTATTTCAC tgaaattgtaacaaaagaGAAACTACAGATAGCAGATGGTCTCGGAACTCCCAATTTATATCTAACATTAACACTGCTCGCCTCTTGGATTGTTATATTTCTTGTTATAAGTAAAGGTGTTAAAAGTTCAGGAAAAGCAGCATACTTTTTGGCGATATTTCCTTATGTCGTATTGGCGGCCTTATTAGTTCGTGCAGTTACGTTAGATGGCGCTGTTGATGGAATTCTGTTCTTTCTAAAACCTGATTGGGGTCAATTAGTGAATTTGAAG GTGTGGAAAGAAGCCGTCGTCCAATGCTTTTTTTCGTTGGCCGTTGGTAATGGCCCTATAATTATGTTTTCATCATACAACAGATTTGATCATCCAATTTACAG AGATTGCATGATTGTAACCACCTTGGATACTGTAACGAGTTTGCTAGCTGgtattactatttttggtattCTAGGCAATCTGGCACATAACCTCAATATAACTGATATAAAGGAAGTCGTTCAAAGTGGAACAGCATTGGCATTCATATCCTATCCCGATGCTATTGCGAAATTTCAGGCGGTTCCCCAGTTTTTTGCTgttctattcttttttatgttattcgtcTTGGGTGTTGGCTCTATTGTGGCTCTACAGAGTACCATTGTCACTATCATATGTGATCAATTTAAATCATTGAAATATTGGGTAGTTGCCTTATTTTGTTCTACATGTGGATTCTTATTGGGATTGGTGTATGTTACTCCA GGTGGTCAGTGGATTTTgaatttggtggatttttacgGTGGTACTTATGTAATCTTTGTTATCGCAATTTTAGAAATCATTGGAATAATTTGGATATATG gaTTACAAAACTTCTGTGATGATGTGGAATTTATGACCAACAGAAAAGTGTCGTTATATTGGCGGTTATGCTGGTCATTCCTAACTCCAGTAATGATGTTGTTTATCTTTATTTACTCCATGGTAATCATTGAACCATTAACATACAAGAAAATTGAATATCCAGAAGGAGCTAATA TCGCTGGTTGGGTAATATTTGTAGTAGGCATTTCCCAATTTCCATTGTGGGGCTGGTGGTATATTAGGACCCATTATAAAGATTCATTTATCAAT acATTAAGAACATCGTTCAAATATTCTGATGAATGGGGACCAAACAATCCTGAAACACGCGCCAAATGGATTGCTTATAAAGAAGCTTTGGCCGGAGAAAGAAGAAAAAAGCTTTTGAGCAATAAATTCGGATTTTTCAAGCAAAAAGTCTATAATATATCTGGAGCAGCaaattga